One window from the genome of Paracoccus marcusii encodes:
- a CDS encoding DNA primase family protein has product MTDDGIEKVRAAMAAEEEVDLPEGMDLPQDAYDGDPADSYPEGYLPPPPPPDDRDGQGDGETPDPVAVAAAEPLNDIGNARRFVVHFGQDVHYVSQVGWHIWDSMRWRKDAEITKGLSPRIRTMAQQMSALIEQEIDFILPSPRDRKLLEEEFQLIKRRAEIESTAGYAADEALLGELGNIAGRLRNIETALKGHKTAIGRRITHAKNAGNSGPMTNMAAEASVMRSITVDDLDQDDLVVNTLTGTLRFYVDPTGDLGMGPKPAVKLMPHDRAHMLSKLMPVDYDPTATCPRFDDFLLQIQPNIDVRRFLQRWFGLSMSGIPVQKLAFFHGAGANGKSVLVDIVSRIMGDYSATAKIESLTGKNKKSGSDSQPDMIPLIGARSVRTSEPEEGERLQEALIKALTGGEPMMIRDLFSGMIVVQPYFKLTISGNHLPDIRGGDDGIWRRLMLVKFPIQIPEHKRIPKKDLDAILWEERAGIFNWMVQGLLDFLDGGLQEPDEVLAATEDYRKDSDPVGSFLADATTVTGYEGDFMTARELIEAFNFWMEERGETRWGGRTVSNRLKGKADNWRHPETQKTFAPGKSGVTGYRGIRLGEDFGQRMREAETNEKGNGWTSWSK; this is encoded by the coding sequence ATGACCGACGATGGTATCGAGAAGGTCCGGGCCGCCATGGCTGCGGAAGAGGAAGTCGACCTGCCTGAAGGCATGGATCTTCCGCAGGATGCTTATGACGGCGACCCCGCCGATAGTTACCCGGAGGGCTATCTGCCGCCACCTCCGCCCCCGGACGATCGCGATGGGCAGGGCGATGGCGAGACCCCCGACCCCGTTGCGGTCGCCGCCGCCGAGCCCCTCAACGACATCGGGAATGCCCGGCGCTTCGTGGTGCATTTCGGTCAGGACGTTCACTATGTCTCGCAGGTCGGCTGGCACATCTGGGACAGCATGCGCTGGCGTAAGGATGCCGAGATCACCAAGGGGCTGTCGCCGCGAATCCGCACCATGGCCCAGCAGATGTCGGCACTGATCGAGCAGGAGATCGACTTCATCCTGCCCTCGCCTCGCGATCGCAAACTGCTGGAGGAGGAGTTCCAGCTGATCAAGCGCCGGGCCGAGATCGAGAGCACCGCAGGATATGCGGCCGACGAGGCCCTGCTTGGAGAGCTGGGCAACATCGCCGGGCGCCTCCGCAATATCGAGACCGCCCTCAAGGGCCATAAGACGGCCATCGGTCGCCGCATCACCCATGCCAAGAATGCCGGCAACTCGGGGCCGATGACAAACATGGCGGCCGAGGCCTCGGTCATGCGCTCGATCACCGTCGACGATTTGGATCAGGATGACCTGGTGGTGAACACGCTGACGGGGACGCTGCGCTTCTACGTCGACCCGACTGGCGATCTGGGCATGGGCCCGAAGCCCGCGGTCAAATTGATGCCCCACGACCGCGCCCATATGCTGAGCAAGCTGATGCCGGTGGATTACGACCCCACCGCGACCTGCCCACGCTTCGACGATTTCCTGTTGCAGATCCAGCCGAACATCGACGTGCGGCGGTTCCTGCAGCGCTGGTTCGGCCTCTCCATGAGCGGCATCCCCGTTCAGAAGCTGGCCTTCTTCCACGGGGCCGGCGCAAACGGCAAATCGGTCCTGGTGGACATCGTCTCACGCATCATGGGCGACTATTCGGCGACGGCGAAGATCGAGAGCCTGACCGGCAAGAACAAGAAGTCCGGCTCGGACTCGCAGCCCGACATGATCCCCCTGATCGGTGCCCGCAGCGTCCGGACCTCTGAGCCCGAAGAGGGTGAGCGCCTGCAGGAAGCGCTGATCAAGGCGCTGACCGGGGGTGAGCCGATGATGATCCGGGATCTGTTCTCCGGCATGATCGTGGTGCAGCCCTATTTCAAGCTGACGATCAGCGGCAACCACCTGCCCGACATCCGCGGCGGTGACGACGGGATCTGGCGGCGTCTGATGCTGGTCAAGTTCCCGATCCAGATCCCCGAGCACAAGCGGATCCCCAAGAAGGACCTGGACGCGATCCTGTGGGAGGAGCGGGCCGGCATCTTCAACTGGATGGTGCAGGGCCTGCTCGACTTCCTCGATGGCGGCCTCCAGGAGCCGGACGAGGTCCTGGCCGCAACGGAGGACTATCGCAAGGACAGCGACCCGGTCGGGAGCTTCCTGGCCGATGCCACCACGGTCACCGGCTATGAGGGCGACTTCATGACAGCCCGCGAGCTGATCGAGGCCTTCAACTTCTGGATGGAGGAGCGCGGGGAGACGCGATGGGGCGGCAGGACCGTGTCCAACCGCCTCAAGGGGAAGGCCGACAACTGGCGGCATCCAGAGACCCAAAAGACCTTCGCGCCCGGCAAGTCGGGCGTCACGGGCTATCGCGGCATCAGGCTCGGCGAGGACTTCGGCCAACGCATGCGCGAGGCCGAAACCAACGAAAAGGGCAACGGATGGACGTCATGGTCCAAATGA
- a CDS encoding DUF7146 domain-containing protein, which translates to MLDLVDRLAITNLLRTGGELVGPCPGCGGKDRFSINPRKDVIFCRRCDAKGDQIALVQLVLGLDFKAALDWLVGPRQELTPQQLAEQERKAEEHRLAREADAARRRTDAIAQARKIWDQAGPADGTLVVDYLARRGIRPRAGAQLPRCFRFEPAARLVVPGNGRRGEFVTVHEGPAMLAAILGPDGTLTGVHRTWIDLDQPKGKVVVMNPAKPGELVPSKKVYGSKKGGAIRIFTPRDATCLVMAEGIETTLSAMVAAANAAKAAYWAGVDLGNMAGARKLGPGLKYAGIPDLADLDAFVPPTWIKRLVFVQDGDSDPKLTRAKLLSGLRRAMALRPGLTAAIVHPGEGIDMNDLLMGAQDVARREDDR; encoded by the coding sequence ATGCTGGATCTGGTCGATCGGCTTGCGATCACCAATCTATTGCGGACCGGTGGCGAACTGGTTGGTCCCTGCCCCGGCTGCGGCGGCAAGGACCGCTTCTCGATCAATCCGCGCAAGGACGTGATCTTCTGTCGCAGATGCGATGCCAAGGGCGACCAGATCGCCCTGGTGCAGCTGGTGCTGGGCCTCGACTTCAAGGCGGCGCTGGACTGGCTCGTCGGGCCCAGGCAGGAACTGACGCCGCAGCAGCTGGCCGAGCAGGAACGCAAGGCCGAAGAGCACCGCCTTGCGCGCGAGGCCGACGCCGCCCGCCGACGCACCGATGCCATCGCCCAGGCTCGCAAGATCTGGGATCAGGCGGGCCCGGCAGATGGCACCTTGGTCGTTGACTACCTCGCCCGCCGCGGCATCCGTCCGCGCGCCGGTGCACAGCTGCCGCGCTGTTTCCGTTTCGAGCCCGCCGCCCGCCTTGTTGTGCCGGGCAATGGCCGCCGGGGCGAGTTCGTGACCGTCCACGAGGGTCCGGCCATGTTGGCCGCCATCCTTGGTCCCGACGGCACCCTGACAGGCGTGCACCGGACATGGATCGATCTTGATCAGCCAAAGGGCAAAGTGGTGGTCATGAACCCCGCCAAGCCGGGCGAGCTGGTGCCGTCGAAGAAGGTCTATGGCTCCAAGAAGGGCGGCGCGATCCGGATCTTCACCCCGCGCGATGCGACCTGCCTGGTCATGGCCGAGGGGATCGAGACGACGCTATCGGCAATGGTTGCCGCCGCCAATGCCGCCAAGGCCGCGTACTGGGCCGGGGTCGATCTCGGCAATATGGCCGGGGCGCGCAAGCTCGGGCCCGGCCTCAAGTACGCCGGCATCCCGGATCTGGCCGACCTCGATGCCTTCGTGCCGCCCACTTGGATCAAGCGCCTGGTCTTCGTCCAGGACGGCGACAGCGATCCCAAGCTGACCCGCGCCAAACTCCTTTCCGGCCTCCGCCGCGCCATGGCGCTGCGTCCCGGCCTGACCGCCGCCATCGTCCACCCGGGCGAGGGCATCGACATGAACGACCTGCTGATGGGCGCACAAGACGTCGCACGGCGAGAGGATGACAGATGA